GCATTTACCTTATTATTTATGTATCTTTGCTTAGTAGTTGTCAAGGGCTCACCCGTGTGAACAAACAGGCTATCAATTGTAAACAAAAACGTCCACAGACGTAAACAGCTTTGTTCACATAGGTGAGCCCTTGCAAAGCATTAGAGCTTAACAAAAGAAACATTAAGCACTAATGTACTACTATCTAAGAGAATACATAACAAGAACAGTTCATTTAAAACAAATATAAAGCTATGGCAATATTATTCGATTGGTATGAAGACCCGAAGCCTTCAAACAAACAGCAGGGAGAAAATGAAAATACCCTGCATCCGCGCATCAAATACAACGGTTCGATTGGGACCGACGTACTACGCCGCCGTATTCAGGAGCGTTGCTCGCTGACAGAAACAGACGTCACAGCCGTACTTGATGCGCTTTCGCACATCATGGGACAGGAATTGGCAGAAGGACGCCAAGTTCATCTGAACGGCATCGGTTATTTCCATCCGTGCCTGACCACTACGGAACCCGTAACGATAAGTACCAAACGGAAAGCAACTAAAGTGAAACTGAAAGCAATCCAGTTTCGCGCTGACCAAACATTGAAAAACGAGTTCGGTGTGCTTAAAGCGAAAAGCCTCAAAGGAGGACTGGATTTCACCCAACTGACA
The Bacteroides luhongzhouii DNA segment above includes these coding regions:
- a CDS encoding HU family DNA-binding protein, producing the protein MAILFDWYEDPKPSNKQQGENENTLHPRIKYNGSIGTDVLRRRIQERCSLTETDVTAVLDALSHIMGQELAEGRQVHLNGIGYFHPCLTTTEPVTISTKRKATKVKLKAIQFRADQTLKNEFGVLKAKSLKGGLDFTQLTNEEIDLQLTKYFRTHQFMRRHDFQYLCGMARSTAMRHIRRLRDEGKLKNMGGAMQPIYVPGSGYYSNNEEVSKKTE